One Branchiostoma floridae strain S238N-H82 chromosome 1, Bfl_VNyyK, whole genome shotgun sequence genomic region harbors:
- the LOC118421110 gene encoding protein ELYS-like (The sequence of the model RefSeq protein was modified relative to this genomic sequence to represent the inferred CDS: added 60 bases not found in genome assembly), which translates to MVCVLDPNISKVIRAVDFPQKVTSVEPITNVGGVMTPKGFLSDQLYKFFFGIVAVGTVGGHTYLVDMATDHEEESDEVNLNHLEVITMETRDLASKRENALHRGKLFCLDITADCHRRGTFYYRTPDGKNINSFYSSNVVVSSLQFLKRTGTLAVGYNFGQFQLWRLSGPGLDFSSNIENSTSAVTHFAYQEPENDPGNYCYLWVARGPLPTDPSEDVPTSLL; encoded by the exons ATGGTCTGTGTGCTGGACCCTAACATCAGTAAGGTCATCAGGGCTGTGGACTTCCCtcagaag GTGACCTCAGTTGAACCAATCACCAATGTGGGCGGGGTCATGACCCCAAAGGGTTTCCTCAGCGACCAGCTCTACAAGTTCTTCTTCGGCATCGTTGCCGTGGGAACCGTTGGCGGCCACACCTACCTGGTCGACATGGCAACAGACCATGAGGAGGAGTCAGACGAGGTCAACCTGAACCACCTGGAGGTCATCACCATGGAAACCAGGGACCTAGCATCCAAGAGAGAAAACGCTCTACACAGAGGAAAACTCTTCTGTTTAGATATCACTG CTGACTGCCACAGAAGGGGAACTTTCTACTACCGCACACCAGACGGGAAAAACATCAACAGCTTTTATTCCT CCAACGTTGTTGTGAGTTCTCTGCAGTTCCTCAAGAGAACAGGAACTCTGGCTGTGGGCTACAACTTTGGGCAGTTCCAGCTGTGGAGGCTGTCGGGACCTGGACTGGA TTTCAGCAGTAACATAGAGAACAGCACATCGGCTGTGACACATTTCGCCTACCAGGAGCCAGAGAACGATCCTGGGAACTACTGCTACCT
- the LOC118418668 gene encoding transmembrane protein 237-like: protein MVADEDIIVGDKTTDVQKPHKVSSMTSQPVGPLFVETKSGFRVEQRRRLSRLQETDEEYAEQNKADRTTGELALSTHRGFKKFALFCHGILAGYSLWHCIVVFLLTEKGDLNFLQQYSRLAQPAQSLFYLLLAICTVSVFDSYDVARPNRRFFRSLLTPQSGAISILVYLISIIFSVSIASIDDRIGLFVDAAPTIMPSDVSTATVATTNQNLCTRMESMDSYIWCAYT, encoded by the exons ATGGTAGCAGATGAGGACATCATCGTTGGTGACAAGACGACAGATGTGCAGAAACCACACAAGGTCTCCTCCATGACCAGTCAGCCTGTAGGACCACTCTTTGTGGAAACCAAAA GTGGTTTCCGGGTGGAGCAGCGGCGCCGGTTGTCACGGTTACAGGAGACAGACGAGGAATATGCTGAACAGAACAAGGCTGACAGGACTACAGGGGAACTGGCACTG TCGACTCATCGAGGGTTCAAGAAGTTTGCGCTGTTCTGCCACGGGATCCTGGCCGGGTACTCGCTGTGGCACTGCATCGTGGTCTTCCTGCTGACGGAGAAGGGAGACCTGAACTTCCTCCAGCAGTACAGTCGGCTGGCACAACCTGCACAGTCACTGTTCTACCTGCTGCTGGCCATCTGTacagtctctgtgtttgacag TTACGACGTGGCCCGTCCCAACCGCAGGTTCTTCCGAAGCCTTCTCACACCTCAGTCTGGTGCTATCTCTATTCTAG TGTACCTGATTTCCATCATCTTCAGTGTGAGTATAGCCAGTATAGATGACAGAATAGGGCTTTTTGTGGACGCAGCTCCCACCATCATGCCGTCAGACGTCAGTACAGCTACCGTGGCAACCACCAATCAGAACCTCTG TACAAGAATGGAGTCAATGGACTCTTACATCTGGTGTGCATATACCTGA